In Thalassotalea sp. Sam97, a single window of DNA contains:
- a CDS encoding DUF1244 domain-containing protein yields the protein MEKQTEIQAAVFRRLLAHLDARKDVQNIDLMILAGFCRNCFSKWTVEEANKLGVDVDLDTAREQVYGMPYDEWKEKHQLPATPEQLEQYNKLQQKKG from the coding sequence ATGGAAAAACAAACAGAAATTCAAGCCGCGGTATTTCGCCGGTTACTGGCTCATTTAGACGCACGTAAAGATGTTCAAAACATAGATTTGATGATTTTGGCGGGGTTTTGTCGTAATTGTTTTTCAAAATGGACAGTGGAAGAAGCCAATAAACTTGGCGTAGACGTCGACCTAGACACTGCGCGCGAGCAAGTCTACGGTATGCCATACGATGAGTGGAAAGAGAAGCATCAGTTACCGGCGACACCAGAACAGCTAGAACAATATAATAAGCTACAGCAGAAAAAAGGCTAA
- the rsuA gene encoding 16S rRNA pseudouridine(516) synthase RsuA, with translation MRLDKYLCRCTELSRSDAKKLLKQGAVSVDGSVQKDPGFQVYEESDVRLKGQRLSLLQARYIMLHKPMDYICSNVDELYPSVLHLVDVDRAFDLHIAGRLDADTTGLVLITDDGQWSHRITSPKKQCAKRYRVQLSKPIPTDAVERFEHGVQLQNEKNLTKPAVLEVLSEKEALLTITEGKYHQVKRMFAAIGNRVIGLHREQIGDIELDSQLAQGEWRYLTEAEIASIS, from the coding sequence ATGCGTTTAGATAAATACCTTTGTCGTTGTACCGAATTAAGTCGTAGTGATGCGAAAAAATTGCTGAAACAGGGGGCGGTGTCGGTTGATGGCAGCGTGCAAAAAGATCCTGGCTTTCAAGTCTATGAAGAATCGGACGTGCGCCTTAAGGGACAACGGTTAAGTTTATTGCAAGCTCGCTACATCATGTTGCACAAGCCAATGGATTACATTTGCTCCAATGTCGATGAGCTGTACCCATCGGTTCTGCACTTGGTCGATGTGGATCGCGCCTTTGACTTGCACATTGCTGGCCGTCTGGATGCCGACACCACAGGTTTGGTATTGATCACCGATGACGGTCAGTGGTCGCACCGTATTACCTCACCGAAAAAGCAATGTGCAAAGCGCTATCGGGTGCAGTTATCAAAACCGATCCCTACCGATGCGGTAGAGCGCTTTGAGCATGGCGTGCAATTGCAAAATGAAAAGAATTTGACCAAACCCGCGGTGCTAGAGGTGTTATCGGAAAAAGAGGCCTTGCTGACCATTACCGAAGGAAAATATCACCAGGTAAAACGCATGTTTGCCGCGATTGGCAACCGAGTGATAGGCCTGCATCGAGAGCAAATTGGTGATATTGAGTTGGACTCGCAATTGGCGCAAGGTGAATGGCGTTATTTAACAGAAGCTGAGATAGCCTCGATATCTTAG
- a CDS encoding gamma carbonic anhydrase family protein yields MIYQLDNKKPQFHGNNFIAPTAVAIGDVSIAEDVNIWFNVVIRADNDHIAIGKGSNIQDGCVLHVDKGYPMHIGAHVTVGHKAMLHGCEIGENTLIGINAVILNGAQIGKNCIIGANALIPEGMQVPDNSMVLGCPGKIVKQVTDEQQAMLANAAPHYVKHGEYYNIHGKIIG; encoded by the coding sequence ATGATTTATCAACTCGACAATAAAAAGCCGCAGTTCCACGGCAATAACTTCATCGCACCAACGGCGGTGGCTATTGGTGATGTCAGCATCGCTGAAGATGTCAACATATGGTTTAACGTGGTGATCCGCGCCGATAATGATCACATCGCTATTGGTAAAGGCAGTAATATCCAAGATGGCTGTGTGCTACATGTTGATAAAGGCTACCCGATGCACATTGGTGCGCATGTTACGGTTGGTCATAAAGCCATGCTCCATGGCTGTGAAATTGGCGAAAATACCTTAATCGGTATCAATGCGGTGATCTTAAATGGCGCCCAAATTGGTAAAAACTGCATCATCGGTGCCAATGCCCTGATCCCTGAAGGGATGCAAGTACCAGACAACTCGATGGTGTTAGGTTGTCCTGGAAAAATCGTCAAGCAAGTGACCGATGAGCAACAAGCCATGTTGGCAAACGCGGCGCCACATTATGTTAAGCATGGTGAATATTATAACATTCACGGCAAAATCATCGGCTAA
- the trmB gene encoding tRNA (guanosine(46)-N7)-methyltransferase TrmB, which produces MSDRDHKTIEQAEAEGKYIRKVRSFVKREGRLTKGQARALETLWDTMGLNHSDGMIDPKQVFANDNPVTLEIGFGMGKSLVEMAKNDPNRNFIGIEVHRPGVGSCLALAEAQGVSNLRVYEHDAIEILADCIPKQSIDTLQLFFPDPWHKARHHKRRIVKPEFIESVRQVLKIGGVFHMATDWENYAECMLDDMRQAEHFENLSATNDYVPRPDSRPLTKFENRGQNLGHGVWDIQFSRID; this is translated from the coding sequence ATGAGCGATAGAGATCACAAAACTATTGAACAAGCCGAAGCAGAAGGCAAATATATCCGCAAAGTGCGTAGCTTTGTAAAGCGTGAAGGCCGTTTAACCAAAGGTCAGGCACGTGCCTTGGAAACCTTGTGGGATACCATGGGATTAAATCACAGCGATGGCATGATTGATCCAAAACAAGTCTTTGCTAATGATAACCCGGTAACCCTAGAAATCGGTTTTGGTATGGGGAAATCGCTGGTTGAAATGGCCAAAAACGATCCAAATCGCAACTTCATTGGTATCGAAGTTCACCGCCCAGGTGTCGGCTCATGCCTGGCATTGGCTGAAGCGCAAGGCGTGAGCAACTTGCGTGTATACGAGCATGACGCGATTGAAATTTTAGCGGATTGTATTCCAAAGCAAAGTATTGATACCTTACAACTGTTTTTCCCTGATCCGTGGCACAAAGCGCGTCATCATAAGCGCCGTATCGTCAAGCCAGAATTCATTGAAAGCGTGCGTCAGGTTCTCAAAATTGGCGGTGTATTCCACATGGCGACCGACTGGGAAAACTACGCGGAGTGCATGTTAGATGATATGCGCCAAGCTGAGCACTTTGAAAACTTGTCAGCCACGAACGATTACGTACCTCGTCCAGATTCACGACCGTTAACAAAATTTGAAAATCGTGGTCAAAACCTGGGCCATGGCGTATGGGACATCCAATTTTCTCGCATTGACTGA
- a CDS encoding YggL family protein translates to MNVLNKAKSRSRRLRKKLRVDEFQELGFDVAWTFLEGTSNADIDAFIDRFFAEVIEPNGLGFAGEGDLVWHGLVCTQKLGQCTDEHRQAVKTWLTDNGVSAVEVSELYDVWWAF, encoded by the coding sequence ATGAACGTATTAAATAAAGCGAAAAGCCGTAGTCGTCGATTGCGTAAAAAATTACGCGTTGATGAATTTCAAGAGCTTGGTTTTGATGTTGCCTGGACCTTCTTGGAAGGGACCAGTAATGCCGATATAGACGCGTTTATCGACCGCTTTTTTGCTGAAGTTATCGAGCCCAATGGTCTCGGTTTTGCGGGTGAAGGTGATTTAGTTTGGCATGGCCTTGTTTGTACCCAAAAGCTTGGTCAGTGCACCGATGAGCATCGTCAAGCGGTGAAAACTTGGTTAACCGATAATGGTGTTTCTGCGGTGGAGGTGTCAGAGCTATACGATGTATGGTGGGCCTTTTAA
- the mutY gene encoding A/G-specific adenine glycosylase, translating into MSTFSEQVLAWYDEHGRKALPWQQQQTPYRVWISEIMLQQTQVATVIPYYQRFMASFPSVVDLANAAEDDVLHHWTGLGYYARARNLHKAAKVIRDDYDGEFPTDIAQVVALPGIGKSTAGAILSLSLNQHHPILDGNVKRVLARFNMVQGYPGLASFEKQLWQLSEQVTPVARVGNFNQAMMDLGAMICTRSKPACFQCPLKADCQAFFHEKQKDFPGKKPKKDKPVKSTYMLLLKQGEQVFMYKRPSTGIWGGLFSFYEIDNLTQLDDMLANLQLVAKSQHALPEFRHTFSHFHLDINALVIDVEPAKATLINENQQQLWYHLQQPMTVGLSAPTKLLLEQLTKSHTKENSYEP; encoded by the coding sequence ATGTCGACATTTAGCGAACAGGTCTTAGCTTGGTACGATGAACACGGCCGAAAAGCGCTGCCTTGGCAACAACAGCAAACGCCCTATCGAGTATGGATCTCGGAAATCATGCTACAGCAAACGCAAGTAGCCACCGTTATTCCCTATTACCAGCGATTTATGGCCTCATTTCCTAGCGTGGTGGATTTAGCCAACGCGGCTGAGGATGACGTCCTGCACCATTGGACCGGGCTTGGTTATTACGCCAGAGCACGCAACTTACACAAAGCCGCTAAAGTCATTCGTGATGACTATGATGGTGAGTTTCCCACCGACATAGCGCAGGTTGTGGCATTACCAGGGATCGGTAAAAGTACCGCTGGGGCGATTTTGTCACTGAGTTTGAATCAGCATCACCCAATTTTAGATGGTAATGTTAAACGTGTATTGGCACGTTTTAACATGGTTCAAGGCTACCCAGGGCTTGCCAGTTTTGAAAAACAATTGTGGCAGCTAAGCGAGCAGGTAACCCCTGTTGCCCGAGTCGGGAATTTTAACCAAGCGATGATGGACTTAGGTGCGATGATTTGCACCCGCAGTAAACCGGCGTGTTTTCAATGCCCATTAAAAGCCGACTGCCAAGCGTTTTTTCATGAAAAACAAAAGGACTTTCCCGGCAAAAAGCCGAAAAAGGATAAACCGGTTAAATCCACCTACATGCTGCTGTTAAAACAAGGCGAGCAGGTGTTCATGTACAAGCGGCCGTCAACGGGTATTTGGGGCGGCTTATTCAGTTTTTATGAAATCGACAACCTAACACAACTTGATGACATGTTAGCGAACTTACAGTTAGTGGCCAAATCACAACACGCACTGCCCGAGTTTCGTCATACTTTTAGCCATTTTCACCTTGATATAAACGCCTTAGTGATTGATGTTGAGCCTGCAAAGGCGACATTAATTAATGAAAATCAACAACAGCTTTGGTACCATTTGCAACAACCCATGACGGTGGGCTTATCAGCACCGACTAAACTGCTGCTTGAGCAACTCACCAAATCACATACAAAAGAGAACAGTTATGAGCCGTAA
- a CDS encoding oxidative damage protection protein — protein sequence MSRKVFCQHFKKEDDGLDFQFYPGDVGKRIFDNIGKEAWGIWQKKQTMLINEHKLSMMNPDDRKFLEETMIAYLFEGKEPKIEGYVPESK from the coding sequence ATGAGCCGTAAAGTTTTTTGTCAGCACTTTAAAAAAGAAGATGATGGCCTTGATTTTCAATTTTACCCAGGCGATGTAGGCAAACGCATTTTTGACAACATTGGCAAAGAAGCATGGGGCATTTGGCAGAAAAAACAAACCATGTTGATCAATGAACACAAGCTGTCGATGATGAACCCTGATGATCGTAAGTTCTTAGAAGAGACCATGATTGCCTATTTATTTGAAGGTAAAGAGCCAAAAATTGAAGGCTACGTACCCGAAAGTAAATAA